CCGGGAGGTTGAAGTTGATGCCGGGGGAGTTGATGCGGGGCCAGTCGAACTTCGGGTAGTACTTGTACTTGCGGGGGTCGGCGGTGTTGGTGAGGGATAGGGTGTAGCCGGTGCGGCCGTGGAAGGCCTGCTTGAAGTGGATGACGACCAGCTCGTTCTCGTGGGCCTGGGCCTCGGCGTCGTCCTTCCAGATACCGTCCTGGAGGTTGCGCCGGGTCTTGTAGTCGAAGGCGGCCTTCAGGGCGTTCTCCACCGCCAGACCGCCGCCGGAGACCAGGAAGAGGTGCTTGAGGTATTCGGGCATGGCGATGTGCCCCCAGGTCGCCACGAACTCC
This is a stretch of genomic DNA from bacterium. It encodes these proteins:
- a CDS encoding aminotransferase class III-fold pyridoxal phosphate-dependent enzyme, which codes for MSITLTPNQVLPTLKKYMLADGYGDLVFDLERSKGAIIYDKLQNRELLDFFTCFASSPIGYNHPRLTAPDFLMKLGRVAVNKPSNSDVYTTEMAEFVATWGHIAMPEYLKHLFLVSGGGLAVENALKAAFDYKTRRNLQDGIWKDDAEAQAHENELVVIHFKQAFHGRTGYTLSLTNTADPRKYKYYPKFDWPRINSPGINFNLP